A stretch of the Teretinema zuelzerae genome encodes the following:
- a CDS encoding CpXC domain-containing protein gives MRELTCHCDQTFSVDLPETVNLDERPEVIDAIDDGSFLSCVCPSCNAQLNTDLRTEVLWPSKHARLLLIPEADRMLFFSRKLEIPEGTQVVIGYPELADRIAALKAGLDVTAVETLKYHLAEQAEQTNPGKSVRIYFESANDSEALEFHIHGLRNDEVAVTKIPMKLYHSIRQSISNNPDDDVSKAVCNGSYISWQNILIEDNGND, from the coding sequence ATGAGAGAACTTACATGTCATTGCGATCAGACTTTTTCAGTGGACCTTCCCGAAACCGTCAACCTTGACGAACGACCCGAGGTGATCGACGCAATTGACGACGGTTCTTTTTTATCCTGCGTATGCCCTTCTTGCAATGCGCAGCTGAACACAGATCTGCGAACCGAAGTTCTTTGGCCGTCGAAGCACGCTCGGCTCCTGTTGATTCCTGAAGCTGATCGAATGCTTTTTTTCTCAAGGAAGCTCGAGATACCCGAAGGAACGCAAGTCGTCATCGGATATCCTGAACTCGCCGACAGGATAGCAGCCCTTAAAGCCGGTCTCGATGTTACGGCTGTCGAAACCCTCAAATACCATCTTGCCGAACAGGCGGAACAGACGAATCCCGGAAAATCAGTTCGCATCTATTTTGAATCTGCAAATGACAGTGAAGCACTGGAGTTTCATATTCATGGATTACGGAACGATGAGGTCGCGGTAACCAAGATACCCATGAAATTGTATCATTCCATACGCCAGTCGATTTCGAATAATCCCGACGACGATGTTTCCAAAGCCGTCTGCAACGGCTCATACATCTCCTGGCAAAACATTCTTATCGAGGACAACGGTAATGATTAG
- the rseP gene encoding RIP metalloprotease RseP: MLKIVIGLVALGIVVLIHELGHFISARLSGVTVETFSIGWGPVIFRKKIGDTEYRLSALPLGGYCGMKGEKAVSESLEKGLIDIPKEPGSFYAAHPLKRVFIAFSGPAANLLLAFIALSFISAAGSLYHTYSNKIIPVSFGDVDSPSPAQEAGLIRGDEIVSLDGNDMHTFTDLQQYISLNPEKKIEAVYKRGESLLTTFVTPALDKKTGAGRIGVQPWIPLSIGSVESGSAAESAGLRAGDIVTAVDGRSVEDYFGFEEMFKEKPEEATLTIQRDSLILEKTIVVLYLQDSIPKTGIQWNTVIVTVPGTGFLDSISSGAEQTVRLIALTVKSIGLLFRGVDVSEAVSGPVRITLMIGEIAQSSISGFAELMSIICVSLFLMNLLPVPILDGGIILFSVLELFRGRPIRPKTMYYVQFIGIAFILFLFTLAMFGDIQFLLRQ, from the coding sequence ATGCTGAAAATAGTCATAGGTCTCGTCGCGCTCGGAATCGTCGTCCTCATACATGAATTAGGCCACTTTATCAGCGCGCGATTGAGCGGCGTAACGGTGGAAACATTTTCCATCGGCTGGGGTCCGGTTATATTTCGAAAGAAAATCGGAGACACGGAGTATCGGTTATCGGCCCTTCCCCTTGGCGGATATTGCGGTATGAAGGGCGAAAAAGCCGTCAGCGAATCACTTGAAAAAGGATTAATCGATATTCCCAAAGAACCGGGAAGTTTCTACGCGGCGCATCCGCTTAAAAGAGTATTTATAGCGTTCTCCGGCCCCGCGGCCAATCTGCTGCTCGCCTTCATAGCGCTATCGTTCATAAGCGCCGCGGGAAGCCTCTATCACACGTACTCGAATAAAATCATCCCGGTTTCGTTCGGCGATGTCGATTCTCCGTCTCCCGCTCAAGAAGCCGGGCTGATTCGCGGCGACGAGATCGTGTCACTTGACGGGAACGACATGCATACATTCACCGATCTTCAGCAATATATTTCTTTGAACCCTGAAAAAAAAATCGAGGCGGTTTATAAACGCGGCGAAAGCCTATTAACGACCTTCGTTACCCCGGCTCTTGATAAAAAAACCGGAGCAGGCAGAATCGGCGTGCAGCCGTGGATTCCTTTATCGATCGGCTCTGTCGAATCCGGTTCCGCCGCGGAATCTGCCGGGTTGCGCGCGGGAGATATTGTTACAGCAGTTGACGGCAGGTCTGTTGAAGATTATTTCGGATTCGAAGAGATGTTCAAAGAAAAGCCGGAAGAAGCGACGCTCACCATACAACGCGATTCCCTGATTCTCGAAAAAACAATCGTTGTACTGTACCTGCAAGATTCGATACCGAAAACAGGCATCCAATGGAATACCGTCATCGTCACGGTGCCCGGCACCGGTTTTCTCGACAGCATCTCATCAGGAGCGGAACAAACAGTCCGATTAATCGCGCTCACCGTAAAAAGCATAGGATTGCTTTTCCGCGGAGTGGATGTATCCGAAGCAGTTTCCGGGCCGGTGCGCATAACGCTGATGATCGGCGAAATCGCTCAGTCGAGCATTTCCGGCTTTGCCGAGTTGATGAGCATTATTTGCGTGTCTCTTTTTTTAATGAATCTGTTGCCGGTTCCAATACTCGACGGCGGCATTATTTTATTTTCCGTGCTGGAACTCTTCAGAGGCCGCCCAATACGGCCTAAAACAATGTATTACGTGCAATTTATCGGCATCGCTTTTATTTTATTTCTCTTTACGCTTGCGATGTTCGGAGACATACAGTTTTTGCTTCGGCAATGA
- the dxr gene encoding 1-deoxy-D-xylulose-5-phosphate reductoisomerase, which translates to MKKKVFILGATGSIGTSTVDIVLHTPEKYEVVGIQAHSDGASLKKLAAFFPNARAYLTSESGMESLLRGLTESDADIVVNGIAGASGLMPSVAALESGKDLALANKETIVMAGPLIQAAALKNGAKLLPVDSEHSAVFALIQSFGPDAVSELILTASGGPFRAWTSEQIAQATLEDALRHPTWSMGAKITIDSASLANKGLEVIEACRLFNMPAEKVKVVVHPQSLVHSLIRTKDGTLYAQISKPDMRHPIASALDWPELPESSLEILDFSKKFAMDFEPPRREDFPLLGLAYRAAGLGASYPIAFNAANEIAVDAFLHKKIRFSDLARVTAGTLEHDWAQEPASFEEVLDADEKARMRAINIMETLLKC; encoded by the coding sequence ATGAAAAAAAAGGTTTTCATTCTCGGAGCTACCGGCTCAATCGGAACAAGCACGGTCGACATCGTGTTGCATACGCCGGAAAAGTACGAGGTGGTCGGGATTCAAGCCCATTCGGACGGAGCATCCTTGAAGAAATTGGCGGCTTTTTTTCCGAATGCCCGTGCGTACCTCACCTCGGAATCCGGGATGGAATCCCTTCTAAGGGGACTAACCGAGTCTGATGCGGATATCGTAGTAAACGGAATCGCTGGAGCCAGCGGGCTGATGCCTTCGGTAGCGGCATTGGAATCTGGAAAGGATTTGGCGCTTGCCAATAAAGAAACTATCGTCATGGCCGGACCGTTAATCCAGGCTGCGGCTCTAAAAAACGGAGCTAAGCTGCTTCCTGTCGATTCGGAACATTCGGCAGTTTTCGCGTTGATTCAATCGTTCGGTCCGGATGCGGTTTCGGAATTGATTCTCACCGCTTCAGGAGGACCTTTTCGCGCCTGGACCTCTGAGCAAATCGCTCAAGCTACTCTGGAAGACGCGCTTCGCCATCCGACATGGAGCATGGGGGCGAAAATAACGATCGATTCGGCGTCTCTGGCGAACAAGGGATTAGAGGTCATTGAAGCATGCAGGCTTTTTAACATGCCTGCCGAAAAAGTTAAAGTAGTTGTACATCCGCAAAGCCTCGTCCACTCGCTGATCAGAACTAAGGACGGAACATTGTACGCCCAGATTTCAAAACCGGATATGCGGCATCCGATCGCCTCGGCTCTTGATTGGCCCGAACTTCCTGAATCCAGCTTGGAAATTCTCGATTTCTCGAAGAAATTCGCGATGGACTTCGAACCCCCGCGGCGCGAAGATTTTCCATTATTGGGATTGGCGTATCGTGCAGCGGGGCTTGGGGCATCCTATCCTATCGCTTTCAACGCGGCGAACGAAATCGCTGTCGACGCTTTTCTTCATAAAAAAATACGCTTCTCGGACCTTGCGCGAGTTACCGCCGGAACGCTGGAGCATGATTGGGCGCAGGAACCCGCAAGTTTCGAGGAAGTCCTTGACGCGGATGAGAAAGCACGAATGCGCGCGATTAATATAATGGAGACTCTTCTTAAATGCTGA